In Amblyomma americanum isolate KBUSLIRL-KWMA chromosome 8, ASM5285725v1, whole genome shotgun sequence, the DNA window CCAATCACTGTATATGTTACTGCGGCCATTTGTGTTACATCAGAGGCAGTGGCAGCCACGCTTGACGTCATCACTGTGTTTAATCAGTGGCTGCAAAGTGGCAGCGGTAGCCGCGCGTGACGTCGACGTCACTGTGCTAGATCAGTGGCAGGCCCGCTTGACGTCATCACTGTGTTAGACCAGTGGCGGCCacgcgtgacgtcatcactgtgtTTCCACTGTGGCAGTGgcagccgcgcgtgacgtcatcactgtgtTAGATGAGCGGCAGCGCAGTGGCAGCCACGCTTGACGTCACCATTATTAGATCAGTGGCAGCGCAGTGGCAGCCacgcgtgacgtcatcactttgTTCGATCATTGGCTGCGCAGTGGCAGCCAGGCCTGACGTCATCACCCTGTTCATATCATTCCACCAATCAGCCAGCGCCTGAGGGAAAACCGTCCCGTGAGctgtttccctctctctctctctctgctcacCAGCTCCCCCTTCGCCCCCTCGCTCCAAGCCCCGGTTCTTCAGCGCCGGCGTGTCGGCCATGGACTGCCAGCACATCTGGAAGACGCTGCGGGGCCGCTACCTGCGCGAGGTGCGGCTGGGCACCCGGCGGGCGCCCGACGGCACGCTCATCCGGGCGCGCTCCCAGTGGGCCCTGTTCCGCAGGCTGGACTTCCTCAGGGACCACATCAGGCCCAGAACGTACGTAGTACGTGCCACGTTGTCGGCTGTCGTACGCTGCTCGCAACTGACCGCGCTCCGCAGACGACTACGCCACTCTAAACATAAacggagtaagttgtcctctagggcactcccTTTTTTAAAGGGGACAATTTACTCCCTTTTAACACGACACCGATAGAGGCCCCGTTCTCCaggaaatccggtgtcggcgttgtgggcgaaaaatcacTAGCGTGGCTCAGGCAggcggtccccagagagcaacctaggaggtaggtggcacaaataggtcacgtgaccttgcggcgccatcacaacctgtccaccggattgtgagcgaactgcccacgGTAGCAGCTGAgagttaagttaatgattggtcgctcgggaacagcaacccgGGCCGCACCAACCCcaccgttggcagcacctgccatcgcagggctgtggcgcatcgcttaaccgctgcaccactgcgccaggaggggtataaggactcccagggagccataaatgtaaagcagagaatgacctttagcatatatgggaattaaccagCATACGtcatcgcgtcatatccttagggcggagcttaactgtcccctccaatcttttactcccatgtaggttTATTCGTGTCTAGAATGTGTGCCTACAAGGGGAGACAAGGGACGAGACGGTCTCTCCCCTGCGCCCTTTTCAGTTCGTGCTGTTCTTGTGCTTGCACGCCTTCCTGCCTGCAGTCGAATTATTCGGCCACGTGTTCGCAGCCTCCCCCTCCAAGTGGGTCGGAATTACGGGTTGGCTTGAGCAGGCGGATGGCCCCATTTGAAACACGCATTTCTTGGACTTTCTTTCGTCGAAAGAAAACATGGGGTTCAGCGCACTTTCCTTATGTAAACTCCCTCGCTACCACCTCGTCACTTGCCCTCATGACTTTTTGGGAAAGCCGCGAGGCGGGAAAACAAGTCGGCCCACTTTTGAGGCTTGTTTCTCCGACCGCCGCGACCCGCCACTGTGAACACGTGCACCCTTGTACAGTCTGCGCCCCTTAACGCGCAGAGCGACATCTAGCGGCTGCGCCTGGCTCGAGATTGCGCCTGTCTGATGCTCGGACCATACTAGGAGATACACAATCTCGAaacaggcgctgccgctagatgTCGCTCTGCACGCTAAGGGGCGCAGAAGGCACGGAGTTCGggcgctctagacaggtgtgaGGACGACTGTACAGCGCTGCACGTTCGGACGTTCTTACGTACAGGCGCCTGCAAGACTCGATCCAGGCGGACGCCAACGGGACCGACTGCGTCGAGTACACGGACACCACGGAACCAGCGCTCGGTGAGTCCATGACTTTGGCAAGTGACGCGAAAGCTTGTGTCACCGCCGCGGAAGCCATAGAACACGTATAAGTGCTTCCTCAGTATAgacagagagcaaaaaaaaaaaattaaacttcgAGAAGTGCCACCAGGCTGTATGAGGTTTTGGTGCAATTAAAGCAATGAATGAGAAGCGGTAAGAAAATATTTCGTAGAAAAAAAATTCCTAAAAGAAGCGGTATGACCGCTGAGGGAAAAAGAACGAATTCACACTTCAATGGATCACTTCAACTCATGATTTTATAAAGGAATTCGAGCACCTATTCTTGTTTGCTTAGAGTTGACCAGCATTTACTGGGTGGAATGCTGTTTTTTATTGTATTGATTACTCGTACTTTGGCAACCACTATTCCTTACTGCGACGGCGCTTGAGTCTTCCTTATGCTACCGCTGCCGAAGTAAAACTTGTTGCTGAACGAATTGATGCATAATCATCGGTAAACAGTTAGCGCAACTCCTGCTGCTTGGGCCAGGATAACGACCTACAATATGTGTAAATTCGTTTAAAAATGACAACCGGATCGAACAGGAAATCAAGATGAGAATAACAAAGACCGTTCAAACAAAGCCCGCACTAAGGATACCGATGACGGATACCGGACTTAGGCGAAGACCCTTGAATGATTTATGTACTCATGGCAGCATACGCGCGTTAACGTTGTGCCAAGGCGGGGCGTTCAAAAGAGGCCTCCCTCGGTGCCCATTGGGATCTTCATAATAGCCGCGCAATGCACAGGCGTGTGCAGTGCAAATACCAGCTGGACAGCGTGGCCGAACCCTGTCAAATTACGTTTCGACTCTCGAGTTGTCTTGGCTGCCACTGCAGAAATGTCTCTACTCTTCCCGTCGCGCCATCTATCCGCCATATTCTCATCTAACCTATGCCCCAGCCAGCTAGCGCCACCTACGTTACAGAAACTTAACCTCGAACCTTTAATACACGCAGTTCCCTTTCTGTTCTCAGCTGGGCTGGCCCGTGTTCCTAAAACAACATTGCAAAATGTAACATTGGCGAAACTTGGACCCGGAGAGCCTCAGGGCTCGTGTTTGCTCTCCACTCTATGCGCAGTGAGTGACGACGTCGGCGCGGGACGGCGGGAAGGCGAGGTCGTCTCTCCGGTGGACCTGGAGTTCGACGTGTACCCCGGCAGCAGCGACGTCGACGACCCGGTGACTATGCATGGTCATACACAATGCGCCTTACGTAAACAGCTGCTTTGGCGGTCTGAACTTTGGACGGAGAAATGCACTCTAGGCCTTGCACGCCATATTTCTGCCCATTCTTGCCTCCACACCGCCAGAGCTTGCCTGGATAAAAATCCAGGTCCAAGGACACCTGGATAACAGCAACGACCACTCACATCTAGACTGCACACCTTGCCGCGTATCTCCAGTAGGGTAGGTTATACACGTTATCCAGGTGAGCgaacaagaaaaggaagaagtagCAGACGAAGAAGAAGCAGATAACAGGCCGACAGAATGCATGAGCTTCTGTAGGCAATCAGTAGGGATGAGTTTTCTGCATCATTACCATCCAGTGTTTCACGCATGTATATAACTGGATTTCAGtcttacagcgcagctgttaatGCTGCATTCACGGGTTGGACGGCGATGAAGGCGGTGTAACCGTAAAAGCGCGAGGAGGACAGCTGAAGAGGAGGGTAGGACGGCGAGGGATGGAAAGAATGCGAGAGCCCTGATGTGTTCGTAAGGCGCAGTGACGTCATAGGAAAGGCTTCGGAGAGGGGTAGGCTCCGGGCGGACAGCAAAAACTCGTGGCATGCGGACCTCCCTCCCACACGCAACAGATTACTGCCATAGCGCTTATACATGTATAGTATACCCTTCTATTCTGAAACACCGCGGGCCTTGCCGAACTAAAAGCGCACGACTCGCAACGCTGACTGTGCACTGGGTGCATGGCAGTGATTGCCATTGACTAGAGGCCTTTCGATCTCCAAAAAGCATCAGTGCTGTAAATAACTGGCCAATCCTGCAGAAGTGCGTCGACACGAATATGATGAGGCCCAGCCGCGTGAACTGCACTAGCAGGACTGCACGCGCGGGACGTTTGAATTTCTTAGCCGCCGGTGCTTTTTGCAGCCACTACTGCGACGGCCGTCGCTGAAGCCTCGAAGAGGATGAGGAAGGTAATGGAGAGGGGGAAAGATGGCGCCACGCAAGCGGCATTCGCGAGTGCTGACCTGAGCTaatcaaagtcaaagtcaaagtcattttattcaggcagcagtaataggtgcctaggaggcagacataaaggcaaattaatgcctgactcagtgtcggcccccttccccccttcccaaacacatcactcaacagcaggtacagtcacatcgttgaacaaagtttcgatcaacataaaaggaacacattaatacagcatagcatacagggctaagtcatactgcgaggaaacaaaacagccaatataaatcgcatgcagtaataggcagagaaaataaacaagcgggaacaataaaacattcacaacaaaaaccatctggtgtctacttggaacccagaaaaaaaaggaaatagtcaAAATTGTGTGCTAAAAAAATGTGTTTATGTTTCTGTTAAAGGCTAGAGCTGAAGAACTGTCAGTAATAATATTCATAACCATGGCGTGCTTATTCAAGAAGTCAGGAATCTGATATGTTAACTTTTGTGTTCCGTAGTTTGTACGAATCCTGTGAACAACGGGAACATACTGCACCTGCCGACGAGTAGTACCCCCGCTCAGCTGCGCCGTACATTCGTATCACTCAGAACTCTAACCTATTTGTTAATACAACTCACAGAGAAATGGAACAGCTGTGACGGCGGTTATTTAATTAAGTGTCCTGCGTGCGTGTCGTGCATATCACAACAACGTCTACCTCTGTGTATCCCTCAACCTCTTCCCTCCCAAAGGGCTTAAGCGACGGAGGCGCAAGGGTCCCCGGATCTCCCGCCACGGCGCCGCCTACGGTAGCACCAACAAGCGAGGGCACCACAGACGGCAGGGGGCGCCACCGACCACCCAGTGCGGTACCTCCAGTGGTACCGACAGTCCCGCCTCATCGAGGAGGGTCGGAACGCGGGACCGAGCGAAATAATACCCGCAGCGAAGACCAGGGGCAACGACGACGTCGTCGCGAGGGAGACGCCCACTGGACACAGGACGACCGAGGCGAAGAAGAGGCGCAGAAGAGCGCTGACCTCGAGTCGGCGCTGTGCAGGTACATACACACAGCTAGATAGATGATACACGCGGCACAACTGGACTTCACTCTGTTTTCCGCGCAGTCGGTGCTGCTGCACGAGATGGACAACGCTTCTTGTGATTTAAAATTGTGCTCAGCGTTCGGTATAATGCCGACTAATTCGGATCATAAAAAAGAGTTTCGAGTTGTCATCCGAAAAATGGCGACATTAGTGTCATTACTATCACTACGGCTTACCCTCCTTATAACGGAGTCGAAGGCGTCCGGTgtttacttcgttatagccgcagGTTCGTTACAGCCCGTTGTTGACCGATCATCCAAGGGCaattgtcattccttcgttacatctgtcatttcgttataacgaggttcaactgtatcgTTATTGGGTTAGAGGGACCTGATGAATATTGTAATTATCTATGGTGGCACtaaatgtattattattattatcataatcTTCATCATTACCCTTCCCTTATTATTTTCTTGGGCGATCGCTGCGGAACACAGAAGGACCGCATCTGACGGGGCGTATCGCGCGCAAACTCATCTGGTGGTCGGTGCCAACCACGTCATTGCAGAAGACGGAGTGAAGCCGCTTTGTAGCCGCTGGTTGGCCACGCATGCCCTGAGCACTCCACCGGAAAAGAGCGCCTGCATACTGCGAGGCCTCGGTGCAGGGTCGGAGAAGAGCGCACAGTCCGACATGTGCCAATACGTAGCGATGGTATACGGCCGTTGTCGTATCGACGCGTATATGCTATACGGTGGCCACCTTCATACGGCTGGACCCCTCGAGCGCGCGGGCTCCAATGAAACCCGTCGCGAGCAGAGTCAACATCGGCGCGCGGCGAATGAGGCCACGAGAtaagaaggggaggggggggtgacGACGTCGGTCCATGTTGCGCAAACAGCAGGGGAGAGTCCCGCAGGGAAGAATGGATCGGAGAGCTCTACGCGGTGGCTCTCCCAGCTGCATGCTGAGCCGGAGTTCGCGGGTTGGATTCTCATCAGAAACGTATCCCAGGACCGAGGAAGGAAAgggctgcacccccccccccccccccgaacaccGCCTCGTCGATATCAAGCTGACCCTATCCGCCTCCCTCGGTTTTCTCGGCAGTCCTATTTCCATCCAAAGAGGCTGCACTTCCTCAGGGCTGAGTGCTAAGGGACCCGCATATACGCGGGGGTTCTGGTGCGCACCAGAAAAAAGTGCTCGTATACTACAGACAAtttctaaaaataataataataattggttttggggggaaaggaaatggcgcagtatctgtctcatatatcgttggacacctgaaccgcgccgtaagggaagggataaaggagggagtgaaagaacaaaggaagaagaggtgccgtagtggagggctccggaataatttcgaccacctgggtcgaaattattccggagccctccactacggcacctcttcttcggAAGACAATTTCTACAGCTCTCAGTGTCGGTGTGCCTGATAGGCCACACGCCAGCTTTAAGACTTAAAAGAGgatcttttttgttattttctgctACAGACGCCGCGTTGTTGCACAGCCAGGCTGCATGCTTTTTTGTGACGTATATTATAACGTTCATTACTGGCATCACGTTTCATGCCGTGCGGCACATTCAGCgccacaaataataataataatgacccTTTACTCAGTGTACTCCGACCTGAGACTGTATTATATGCAAACGActcatttctttttaatttcattCGGTCATCTGTGATTGGTCGAGGATTGCCGGTGACGTAGACAGCGGCGGATATGATATCACGCCGGCCGCAGCGGAAACACGCCCACGGTGCCACCACTAATCTGCATAAACACCGCCCAAGGCACTATTTTAGTACGCGTAATGACAGGAAAAATGGCCCTGTTTTAAAGCTGGTGGCGGTTGACAATGGCGAGTCTCCCGAGTGGTGGCTCTCTGAGTACCGGCTGcgctatgacgtcatcacgatgCACAGAgcagttgtaaaaaaaaaaggatacctTGTTTCTTCGCTCCGTTTGAGGGACCTACGCGCCAGGAAGCACCGTGTAATTGGGCTCAGCCCTTGCAAAAATTCTTCAGAGTCTATAGACTACCTATAAACcatatagactctctatagataaaccatagagaacagtctataggcaatacaaatcttatagacagtctacagacagtctatagatttatggccatacaattttgtctatagactatgaataaacaaaaagaaatatctataggaaggcaatagagtctataagaagtc includes these proteins:
- the LOC144101083 gene encoding uncharacterized protein LOC144101083 — encoded protein: MTQDSLQLQSCVAREVKKRPCLYDSDHIGRWSKRRRESYWQDIADAVNAAAPPSPPRSKPRFFSAGVSAMDCQHIWKTLRGRYLREVRLGTRRAPDGTLIRARSQWALFRRLDFLRDHIRPRTRLQDSIQADANGTDCVEYTDTTEPALVSDDVGAGRREGEVVSPVDLEFDVYPGSSDVDDPGLSDGGARVPGSPATAPPTVAPTSEGTTDGRGRHRPPSAVPPVVPTVPPHRGGSERGTERNNTRSEDQGQRRRRREGDAHWTQDDRGEEEAQKSADLESALCRFLTATVRTVTSWTTPGVAPAESATGRNAGRRPQVGVNADDADALFLLGLRDLMGALDDERKSRAQIDILRLLRERVADGAAESDGNAGRATGAV